Proteins encoded by one window of Paenibacillus urinalis:
- the aroE gene encoding shikimate dehydrogenase, whose translation MNLTTELARPVSGYYLLGVIGNPIAHSKSPVMHNTALQEAGVQGAYVPLHVEPEHLQAAVMGMKAMNFRGFNVTIPHKVDILSYMDELDESARFIGAVNTVVIEQGRLIGYNTDGVGYVRSLKEEAVSTIEGKHVVVIGAGGAARGIVYALLLERPQSLTILNRTAEKAEELAKDFKVLGNVNGYSIDSAEQVLAQADILINTTSVGMHPHTDQTPVSIQHIPEGIVVSDLIYNPLETKLLTDSKHKNCITHGGLGMFVYQGAIAFEHWLHVQAPVEAMRRAVLASFTS comes from the coding sequence ATGAACTTGACGACAGAGCTTGCCCGCCCCGTCAGCGGGTATTATCTTCTCGGTGTAATCGGAAACCCCATTGCTCATAGCAAATCTCCTGTGATGCATAACACTGCACTACAGGAAGCTGGGGTGCAGGGGGCCTATGTTCCTTTGCATGTGGAGCCTGAGCATCTTCAGGCCGCTGTAATGGGAATGAAGGCGATGAATTTCCGCGGATTCAATGTGACGATTCCGCATAAAGTGGATATCCTATCCTATATGGACGAACTGGATGAGAGTGCCCGGTTCATCGGTGCTGTAAACACAGTGGTAATCGAGCAGGGGCGGCTCATCGGGTATAATACAGACGGTGTCGGCTATGTGCGTTCCTTGAAGGAGGAAGCAGTTTCTACGATTGAAGGCAAGCATGTGGTTGTCATTGGGGCTGGCGGAGCCGCACGCGGAATCGTTTATGCTCTTCTATTGGAACGGCCTCAGTCTCTGACCATTCTCAATCGCACAGCGGAGAAGGCGGAAGAGCTGGCCAAGGATTTTAAGGTGCTCGGCAATGTTAATGGGTATAGTATAGATAGCGCGGAACAGGTATTGGCACAGGCCGATATCTTAATCAACACAACATCAGTAGGTATGCATCCTCATACGGATCAAACGCCGGTCAGCATCCAGCATATCCCTGAAGGGATCGTCGTCAGTGATCTCATCTATAACCCGCTGGAAACCAAACTGCTGACAGACAGCAAGCACAAAAACTGCATTACTCACGGTGGTCTCGGTATGTTTGTATATCAAGGTGCTATTGCGTTTGAGCACTGGCTGCACGTTCAGGCACCTGTAGAAGCGATGCGCAGGGCAGTTCTCGCCAGCTTTACCTCGTGA
- the nadD gene encoding nicotinate-nucleotide adenylyltransferase, whose product MKVGIMGGTFDPIHMGHLMAAEAVKDAYKLDEIWFMPSHIPPHKHAAGATGEQRLEMTNLATEEYEDYRVLDVEIERGGVSYTIDTMEIIRRQHPDIELYFIIGADMVNYLSRWERIEDLTRLVTFIGVGRPGFELHLDDLPDFLQEHVLHADMPQVEISSTGIRRRLAKGRSVRFMVPKAVLDYITRSGLYAAEPR is encoded by the coding sequence ATGAAAGTTGGAATTATGGGCGGAACATTTGATCCGATTCATATGGGACATTTGATGGCAGCGGAGGCGGTCAAGGATGCGTATAAGCTGGATGAAATCTGGTTCATGCCATCTCATATTCCGCCGCATAAGCATGCCGCAGGTGCTACCGGAGAGCAGAGACTCGAGATGACGAATCTTGCGACTGAAGAGTACGAGGATTATCGAGTGCTTGATGTCGAAATCGAACGCGGGGGCGTATCCTATACCATAGATACCATGGAGATCATTCGAAGACAGCATCCTGACATCGAACTGTATTTTATTATTGGAGCGGATATGGTCAATTATTTGTCACGATGGGAACGAATCGAAGATCTGACGAGGCTGGTCACATTTATAGGAGTAGGCCGCCCGGGCTTTGAGCTGCATCTCGATGATTTGCCTGATTTCTTACAGGAGCATGTGCTTCATGCCGACATGCCGCAGGTCGAAATTTCATCAACAGGGATTAGACGCAGGCTGGCGAAGGGAAGATCGGTTCGGTTTATGGTACCCAAAGCGGTGCTTGATTATATTACAAGGAGCGGATTGTATGCAGCAGAGCCGAGATGA
- the yqeK gene encoding bis(5'-nucleosyl)-tetraphosphatase (symmetrical) YqeK → MQQSRDDLIKAVSEQMPPQRWKHTQGVMETAVILAERFGADPRKADLAAILHDVAKYWPVNEMEKVIRDNGLNQDLLLHDKQLWHSEVGAFVAERDYGVTDSEVLNAIKWHTSGRVNMSLLDKVVCLADYIEPGRDFPGVHNIRELAEHSLEEALLAGFDGTITHLISLKKVIYPLTLFTRNDLIAQLKVSQNFTNPIGG, encoded by the coding sequence ATGCAGCAGAGCCGAGATGATCTGATTAAGGCCGTATCTGAGCAAATGCCGCCACAGCGCTGGAAACATACACAAGGAGTCATGGAAACAGCGGTAATATTGGCAGAACGCTTTGGTGCTGATCCCCGTAAAGCCGATCTGGCTGCCATTCTGCACGATGTTGCAAAGTACTGGCCGGTTAATGAAATGGAGAAGGTTATTCGGGACAATGGACTGAATCAGGACCTTCTTCTGCACGACAAACAGCTGTGGCACTCTGAGGTCGGAGCTTTTGTTGCCGAGCGGGACTATGGGGTGACGGATTCAGAGGTGCTGAATGCGATCAAATGGCATACCTCTGGAAGAGTCAACATGTCTCTCTTGGATAAGGTGGTGTGTCTGGCGGATTATATAGAGCCTGGGCGTGATTTTCCGGGGGTGCATAATATTCGCGAATTGGCGGAGCATAGCCTTGAGGAAGCACTTCTCGCTGGCTTTGACGGCACCATAACACATCTGATTTCATTAAAAAAAGTGATTTACCCTTTAACCTTATTTACGCGTAATGATCTTATTGCTCAATTAAAAGTATCACAAAATTTTACGAATCCAATTGGAGGTTGA
- the rsfS gene encoding ribosome silencing factor, with protein sequence MTVSSNELLQMAMDAADDKKAMNIVALDLRGISLVADYFVICHGNSDTQVQAIATEVRKRAQEKNVKINGIEGMNSARWVLMDLGDVVVHVFHRDEREYYNIERLWSDAKVVNTV encoded by the coding sequence ATGACAGTATCATCTAACGAATTGCTTCAAATGGCGATGGATGCGGCAGACGATAAGAAAGCAATGAACATTGTTGCTCTGGACCTTAGAGGTATTTCTTTGGTCGCTGATTACTTTGTCATTTGTCACGGTAACTCAGATACCCAGGTTCAGGCGATCGCGACAGAAGTTCGTAAACGTGCGCAAGAAAAGAACGTAAAAATTAACGGAATCGAAGGCATGAACTCCGCCCGCTGGGTTTTGATGGACCTTGGGGATGTCGTTGTTCATGTATTCCATCGCGATGAACGCGAGTATTATAATATTGAAAGACTTTGGTCTGATGCCAAAGTGGTGAATACGGTATGA
- the yhbY gene encoding ribosome assembly RNA-binding protein YhbY, translating into MTLTGKQKRYLRSQAHHLDPVFQIGKGGTNEHLFRHIEEAIEKRELMKISILNNNLDDKHEIAEELAERTGSEIVQIIGNTITLYKESRDNKQIVLP; encoded by the coding sequence ATGACGTTAACTGGAAAACAAAAAAGATATCTTCGTTCACAGGCCCACCACTTGGATCCTGTTTTTCAAATCGGCAAAGGCGGTACCAATGAGCATCTGTTCCGTCATATTGAAGAAGCGATTGAGAAGCGCGAGCTGATGAAGATCTCCATTCTTAATAACAATCTGGATGACAAGCACGAAATTGCAGAAGAGCTGGCAGAACGTACGGGCAGCGAAATTGTGCAGATTATCGGTAACACGATTACACTGTACAAAGAATCGCGTGATAACAAGCAAATCGTACTTCCGTAA